A stretch of Campylobacter gracilis DNA encodes these proteins:
- a CDS encoding ABC transporter ATP-binding protein encodes MNGFKTLLSRFKPYFRDYKPQFALAILGMVMTSVATAASAKLVEPVLNKIFVEKNEPYLYTLPIAIIVVFAMKSGGAFMQNYFTAFIGQDTVRRFRDRLVASLVRLDVDFFNRFRTGELISRTINDIERIRVVVSNMIPDFFTQIITILGLLSVVIYQSPKLSFFALVVFPCAIYPLSRLAKRMKKISRESQEKTSDISSALSQIYSNIEIVKASNAESFEVEKFNAENRKFFGLNLKAVVTTCLVSPIMEMLGAVGIAVVIIVGGQEVIAGQMSIGSFFSFLTALFMVYTPIKKVSSLYNNMQDAIAASERTFELIDLEPTIVGGGKQMGEIGSVSFCDVSLNYGDKAALKDINFGVKKGEILALVGNSGGGKSSVVNLLMRFYDASSGKILFNGNDEIGEFSIPSLRENIGLVSQRVYIFNDTIAQNVSYGAEFNEQRVIEALKLANAYEFVSSMKDGIYTVLSEFGANLSGGQRQRIAIARALYKDPQILIFDEATSALDNASEKEISNVIEKIKQSKIVFVIAHRLSTIERADNIAVMKNGRILAIGTDAKLTGECEEYRSLKGIMQNG; translated from the coding sequence TTGAACGGTTTTAAAACTTTACTATCGCGCTTTAAGCCCTATTTTAGGGATTACAAGCCGCAGTTTGCATTGGCGATTTTGGGTATGGTGATGACGAGCGTGGCGACTGCTGCGAGCGCAAAGCTGGTCGAGCCCGTTTTAAATAAAATTTTCGTCGAAAAAAACGAGCCGTATCTCTATACGCTTCCGATCGCGATTATCGTGGTTTTCGCGATGAAAAGCGGCGGTGCGTTTATGCAAAACTACTTCACCGCCTTCATCGGTCAAGACACGGTGCGCCGCTTTCGCGATAGGCTCGTCGCAAGCCTCGTGCGGCTGGACGTGGATTTTTTCAACCGTTTCCGCACGGGCGAGCTCATCAGCCGCACGATCAACGACATCGAGCGTATCCGCGTCGTGGTTTCGAATATGATCCCCGATTTTTTCACGCAGATCATTACGATTTTAGGGCTTTTGAGCGTCGTGATCTATCAGAGCCCAAAGCTTTCGTTTTTCGCGCTCGTGGTCTTTCCGTGCGCGATATATCCGCTCTCGCGCCTTGCAAAGCGGATGAAAAAAATTTCGCGCGAGTCTCAAGAAAAAACCTCCGATATCTCCTCGGCGCTCAGCCAAATTTACTCCAACATCGAAATCGTTAAAGCAAGCAACGCCGAGAGCTTTGAAGTGGAGAAATTTAACGCCGAAAACAGGAAATTTTTCGGTCTAAATTTAAAGGCGGTCGTAACGACGTGCCTGGTAAGCCCGATTATGGAGATGCTAGGCGCCGTGGGTATCGCCGTGGTGATCATCGTCGGAGGGCAGGAGGTCATCGCGGGTCAAATGAGCATCGGCAGCTTTTTCAGCTTCCTTACGGCGCTTTTTATGGTCTACACGCCGATAAAAAAGGTCTCCTCGCTCTACAACAACATGCAAGACGCCATCGCAGCGAGCGAGCGGACGTTTGAGCTGATCGACTTGGAGCCTACGATCGTAGGCGGCGGCAAGCAGATGGGCGAGATCGGCTCGGTAAGCTTTTGCGACGTGTCGCTAAACTACGGCGACAAGGCGGCGCTGAAAGATATAAACTTTGGCGTCAAAAAGGGCGAAATTTTAGCGCTCGTCGGAAACAGCGGCGGCGGCAAAAGCTCGGTCGTAAACCTTCTGATGCGCTTTTACGACGCAAGCAGCGGTAAAATTTTATTCAACGGCAACGACGAGATCGGCGAGTTTAGCATCCCTAGCCTGCGCGAAAATATTGGTCTCGTAAGCCAGCGCGTCTATATTTTTAACGACACGATCGCGCAAAACGTAAGCTACGGCGCGGAATTTAACGAGCAGCGAGTAATAGAGGCGCTGAAGCTCGCTAACGCCTATGAGTTCGTAAGCTCGATGAAGGATGGAATTTACACCGTGCTTAGCGAGTTCGGCGCAAATCTTAGCGGCGGACAGCGCCAGCGTATCGCCATCGCGCGCGCGCTGTATAAGGACCCGCAAATTTTAATATTCGACGAGGCGACTTCGGCGCTGGATAACGCAAGCGAAAAGGAGATCTCAAACGTCATCGAAAAGATCAAACAAAGCAAAATCGTCTTTGTAATCGCCCACCGCCTCTCCACGATCGAGCGCGCCGATAATATCGCCGTGATGAAAAACGGCCGAATACTTGCTATCGGCACCGACGCGAAGCTGACGGGCGAATGCGAGGAGTATCGCAGCCTAAAGGGGATCATGCAAAATGGCTAA
- a CDS encoding M16 family metallopeptidase has protein sequence MEKKEISLKAKGGKSAKIDFLYQFDDSLPVASFKLIFKASGAVSEKTLGLARICAGVLGEGSKTLGVSEFHRKLDIRAVEISAASNFETFGIQVNCLKEHFDFGLDMLRELLKEPNLTPSVLEKLKMQTIGELAVLKSEFDYIATCNLKALLYPRTRLAQPLIGDEASVERITMKDVREFFASLSLENLYVVLCGDVSDKNPKIAEILSLFASGKKRELPFFAPSDAKKIKIQKEQTQQAYIYFGAPFTLPKEQEFIANTALFVLGSSGFGSRLMERIRVKHGLAYSVYARGDFELSRREFWGYLQTKNENLQNAAALVKEEIAKFIASGVSEAELKSAKKFLIGSAVLQKETMFKRAAIAQSEYYKGYAFGEFERNLKRIETLKLGALNDFIKSHDEIMNLSFSVICDEAAAKKGLKI, from the coding sequence ATGGAAAAAAAAGAGATTTCACTTAAAGCTAAAGGCGGCAAAAGCGCTAAAATCGACTTTTTGTATCAGTTCGACGATTCGCTGCCGGTAGCGAGCTTCAAGCTAATTTTTAAAGCAAGCGGCGCGGTGAGCGAGAAGACCCTGGGCCTTGCGCGCATCTGCGCGGGCGTTTTGGGCGAGGGCTCAAAGACGCTGGGAGTGAGCGAATTTCACCGCAAGCTCGATATCCGCGCGGTCGAGATCAGCGCTGCGAGCAATTTTGAAACCTTCGGCATCCAGGTAAACTGTTTAAAAGAGCACTTCGATTTCGGCCTAGACATGCTGCGAGAGCTGCTTAAGGAGCCCAATCTAACGCCCTCGGTGCTGGAAAAGCTAAAAATGCAAACCATAGGCGAGCTCGCCGTGCTAAAAAGCGAGTTCGATTACATCGCGACATGCAACCTAAAAGCGCTTCTGTATCCACGCACGAGGCTTGCTCAGCCGCTCATAGGCGACGAGGCGAGCGTAGAGCGGATCACGATGAAGGACGTGCGGGAGTTTTTCGCCTCGTTGAGTTTAGAGAATTTATACGTCGTTTTATGCGGCGACGTGAGCGATAAAAACCCGAAAATCGCTGAAATTTTAAGCCTCTTTGCAAGCGGTAAAAAGCGCGAGCTGCCGTTTTTCGCGCCGAGCGATGCGAAAAAGATAAAGATCCAAAAGGAGCAGACGCAGCAGGCCTATATCTACTTCGGCGCGCCATTTACGCTGCCAAAGGAGCAAGAGTTCATCGCAAACACCGCGCTTTTCGTGCTCGGAAGCAGCGGTTTTGGCAGCAGGCTGATGGAGCGCATCCGCGTCAAGCACGGCCTTGCGTATTCGGTCTATGCGCGCGGCGATTTCGAGCTTAGCCGCCGCGAGTTTTGGGGCTATCTGCAGACCAAAAATGAAAATTTACAAAACGCCGCCGCGCTCGTAAAAGAGGAAATCGCGAAATTTATCGCATCGGGCGTGAGCGAAGCGGAGCTAAAAAGCGCTAAAAAATTCCTAATCGGAAGCGCCGTGCTGCAAAAAGAGACGATGTTTAAGCGAGCGGCGATCGCGCAGAGCGAGTATTACAAGGGCTACGCATTCGGCGAATTCGAGCGAAATTTAAAGCGCATCGAGACGCTAAAACTAGGAGCGCTTAATGATTTCATCAAGTCGCACGACGAGATTATGAACCTAAGCTTTTCCGTCATTTGCGACGAGGCCGCCGCAAAAAAGGGGCTTAAAATTTAG
- a CDS encoding HepT-like ribonuclease domain-containing protein, translating into MFEKSSVERLKKISDKISSILNKCEDGVAQALADEDVLQPAIMMQFINIHALLKGLQESNDLQALAIFSKDEIRAINAIRNIASHEYERLNFELIEIAIKDYLPTLNQKITSALKPYRKGKSEG; encoded by the coding sequence ATGTTTGAAAAATCAAGCGTAGAGCGGTTAAAAAAGATATCTGATAAAATTTCATCCATCCTAAATAAATGCGAGGACGGCGTAGCGCAGGCTCTTGCTGATGAGGACGTTTTGCAACCCGCGATAATGATGCAATTCATCAATATCCACGCCCTGCTAAAAGGGCTGCAAGAAAGCAACGATTTGCAGGCTTTGGCGATCTTTAGCAAAGATGAAATAAGAGCTATCAACGCCATCAGAAATATCGCTTCGCACGAATACGAACGGCTAAATTTTGAGCTGATAGAGATAGCCATCAAGGACTATCTACCGACGCTAAATCAAAAAATCACCAGCGCACTAAAGCCGTATCGCAAAGGCAAATCGGAAGGATAA
- a CDS encoding MFS transporter — protein MIRYIVLLRHSRNYRLLFSAGFICMFGLWFSVVGVATLLIELGAPVWAITAVGVVSFVPNVFLAPINGIIVDKFQPKPLMTAMFITEMISIFMLIFIDSLNYLWLLLLIVVVRSVAGTLFFQTESSTLPKFLSRPYLKLANEMTGIIWTITYTFGMASAGIFIHYFGVRAAFILDFCLYVFSFFILLRLNFKDLARNAPGPVFKMLKEGFSYLRSHPLVVHLIVLHAFVAVTTYDNLIALLAKYKYKEILSASLVIGLMNMSRSAAAFFGQIWLSKIVNKHTFFWLLLGQFAGIALWAVLEFNYWLSFAGMIAAGFFITTVWSYSFTQLQSHVDREFFGRVIAYNDMAYFIVATLVSAAIGFFFELGFSLSQITFGMGFMFAIAAFYYKFLIYEKI, from the coding sequence ATGATCAGATACATTGTGCTGCTTCGCCATTCGCGCAACTACCGCCTACTCTTTTCGGCGGGTTTTATATGTATGTTTGGCTTGTGGTTTTCGGTGGTGGGGGTCGCTACGCTACTCATAGAGCTTGGCGCGCCGGTGTGGGCGATCACGGCGGTGGGCGTCGTTTCGTTCGTGCCAAACGTTTTTTTAGCGCCCATCAACGGCATCATCGTGGATAAATTTCAACCAAAGCCACTGATGACGGCGATGTTTATAACCGAGATGATCAGTATTTTCATGCTGATTTTTATCGATAGTTTGAATTATCTGTGGCTGTTGCTTCTGATCGTAGTCGTGCGCAGCGTCGCAGGCACGCTGTTTTTTCAAACCGAATCATCTACGCTGCCGAAATTTCTAAGCCGTCCTTATCTCAAGCTTGCCAACGAGATGACGGGCATTATCTGGACGATCACATATACTTTCGGAATGGCGAGCGCGGGTATTTTTATCCACTATTTCGGCGTGAGAGCGGCTTTTATTTTGGATTTTTGCTTATATGTTTTTTCGTTTTTTATCCTGCTGCGGCTAAATTTTAAAGACCTTGCAAGAAACGCGCCAGGACCCGTGTTTAAGATGCTAAAGGAGGGCTTTTCTTACCTGCGCTCGCATCCTTTGGTGGTGCATCTCATCGTCCTTCACGCCTTCGTCGCCGTCACTACCTACGACAATCTCATCGCGCTTCTTGCGAAATATAAATACAAAGAAATTTTAAGCGCCTCGCTAGTAATCGGGCTTATGAATATGTCGCGCTCGGCGGCTGCGTTTTTCGGGCAGATATGGCTAAGTAAGATCGTGAATAAACATACGTTTTTTTGGCTATTGCTGGGGCAGTTTGCGGGCATCGCGCTGTGGGCGGTGCTGGAGTTTAACTACTGGCTTTCGTTTGCGGGCATGATCGCGGCGGGATTTTTCATCACGACGGTGTGGTCGTATTCTTTTACGCAGCTGCAAAGCCACGTCGACAGGGAGTTTTTCGGGCGCGTCATCGCTTATAACGACATGGCGTATTTCATCGTCGCGACGCTCGTGTCGGCTGCGATCGGATTTTTTTTCGAGCTTGGATTTTCGCTTTCGCAAATCACCTTCGGCATGGGCTTTATGTTTGCAATCGCGGCGTTTTATTATAAATTTTTGATCTACGAAAAAATTTAA
- a CDS encoding DUF7832 domain-containing protein, with product MAYVTYDKAKWHWGAKNAPEGIPQENGATHIAFFFRWCMERKLYSKDFAADFADDIARMDDSFDYRGYFFGAMDGVLGSDELNTAGKAFANAYYTTDRTKFAKTHGWYLQDYDDFVARKFGDKNFDNAYFYIENSPQNYAEIKEIIDRRYEEFLSFKAAK from the coding sequence ATGGCTTACGTGACCTACGACAAGGCAAAATGGCACTGGGGCGCGAAAAATGCGCCGGAGGGTATCCCACAGGAAAACGGCGCGACGCACATCGCGTTTTTCTTCCGCTGGTGCATGGAGCGCAAGCTCTATTCCAAGGACTTCGCGGCGGATTTCGCGGACGATATAGCGCGGATGGACGATAGCTTTGATTATCGCGGGTATTTCTTTGGCGCCATGGACGGCGTGCTGGGCAGCGACGAGCTAAACACCGCCGGCAAGGCCTTCGCAAATGCCTACTACACCACGGACCGCACGAAATTTGCTAAAACGCACGGCTGGTATTTGCAAGATTACGACGATTTCGTCGCACGCAAATTCGGCGATAAAAACTTCGACAACGCCTATTTTTACATAGAAAACTCGCCGCAAAATTACGCCGAGATCAAAGAGATCATCGATCGCCGCTACGAGGAATTCTTGAGCTTCAAGGCGGCGAAGTAG
- a CDS encoding NfeD family protein — protein sequence MNALIFIIIGVILAIVELLVMDFTFIFFSAGFFITGLLSFGFHLDWDVQILLSFVLSFVLLIALKRPLKSRFFKPKEKHEDNFLDESGTGTVKNGMVYFKSTFWKSDEISDLNEGDRVEILGVKNGQIVVKKDSSRNSSGAGGVNLNDGDANLGDADSTGTDDKNSNVAASKSAQSSGAKEEAPEDLKEA from the coding sequence ATGAACGCGCTGATTTTTATCATAATCGGCGTGATTTTAGCGATCGTCGAGCTTTTGGTGATGGATTTTACCTTTATATTTTTCAGCGCCGGATTTTTCATCACGGGGCTTTTGAGTTTCGGCTTTCATCTTGATTGGGACGTGCAAATTCTGCTTTCGTTCGTACTTTCGTTCGTACTTCTAATCGCACTTAAAAGACCGCTAAAATCGCGCTTTTTCAAACCCAAAGAGAAGCATGAGGATAATTTTTTGGACGAAAGCGGCACCGGCACCGTCAAAAACGGCATGGTCTATTTCAAAAGTACGTTTTGGAAAAGCGATGAAATTTCAGATCTTAACGAGGGTGACCGCGTCGAAATTTTAGGCGTAAAAAACGGCCAGATCGTGGTTAAAAAAGATAGCAGTCGAAATTCTAGCGGCGCAGGTGGCGTAAATTTAAATGACGGCGACGCAAATTTAGGCGACGCGGACAGCACGGGTACCGACGATAAAAATTCTAACGTCGCCGCAAGCAAAAGCGCGCAAAGCTCTGGCGCTAAAGAAGAAGCGCCTGAAGATCTGAAAGAGGCGTAG
- a CDS encoding SPFH domain-containing protein — protein sequence MEGFVTTVIVFCVLIAAILKMGVKIVSQSEILIIERLGRFHKVLDGGFHIIVPFFDAVRAKMSVREQLVDISKQQVITKDNVNISVDGIVFLKVIDGKMALYNVEDYRRAISNLAMTTLRSAIGEMSLDNTLSSRDQLNSKLQIALGDAADNWGVKIMRVEISEISVPHGIEEAMNMQMKAEREKRAIELKAEAEKAALIRNAEALKQEKVLEAEAIERMADAKKYEQIALAQGQKDAMDSINLAMSASSFAAEYLLAQGRVNAFSELSKNPSKDKILIPYETSELIGSLSVLKEFLGKNGAKDAK from the coding sequence ATGGAAGGGTTCGTAACTACGGTAATAGTATTTTGCGTCCTCATCGCGGCAATTCTAAAGATGGGGGTCAAGATCGTCTCGCAATCGGAAATTTTAATCATCGAGCGGCTGGGTCGCTTTCACAAGGTACTCGACGGCGGCTTTCACATCATCGTGCCGTTTTTTGACGCGGTGCGCGCGAAGATGAGCGTGCGCGAGCAGCTCGTGGACATCAGCAAGCAGCAAGTCATCACCAAAGATAACGTCAACATAAGCGTCGACGGTATCGTGTTTTTGAAAGTCATCGACGGTAAGATGGCGCTTTACAACGTCGAGGATTATCGTCGCGCGATTTCAAATTTAGCGATGACGACGCTACGTAGCGCGATCGGCGAGATGAGCCTAGATAACACGCTTAGCTCGCGCGATCAGCTAAATTCCAAACTACAAATTGCTCTGGGCGACGCTGCGGATAACTGGGGCGTAAAGATCATGCGCGTAGAGATCTCCGAAATTTCGGTACCGCACGGCATCGAAGAGGCGATGAATATGCAGATGAAGGCAGAGCGCGAAAAGCGCGCGATCGAGCTTAAAGCCGAGGCGGAAAAAGCAGCCCTCATCCGAAACGCCGAGGCGCTAAAGCAGGAGAAGGTGCTCGAAGCCGAGGCGATCGAGCGTATGGCGGATGCGAAAAAATACGAGCAGATCGCGCTAGCACAAGGTCAAAAAGACGCGATGGATAGTATAAATTTAGCGATGAGCGCTTCTAGCTTTGCGGCGGAATACCTGCTCGCGCAAGGTCGCGTAAACGCCTTCAGCGAGCTGTCCAAAAACCCGAGCAAAGATAAAATTTTGATCCCTTACGAAACGAGCGAGCTGATCGGCTCTCTTAGCGTGCTTAAAGAATTCCTCGGCAAAAACGGCGCGAAGGATGCTAAATGA
- a CDS encoding dehypoxanthine futalosine cyclase gives MKRLSIDEALNLIEHADLNELGRAAFARKRELHPGRVTTFIIDRNINYTNACMVDCKFCAFYRHASDADAYVLSFEQISEKIEELIAVGGTQILFQGGVHPKLKIEWYEDLVEFIRKNYPSITIHGFSAIEIDYIARLSGISTLEVLRRLQAKGLYSMPGAGAEILSDRVRELVAPRKSDSATWLRVHEEAHGIGMKTTATMMFGTLESTREIVEHWDKIRELQDRTGGFRAFILWSFQGQNTRLLREHPEIKKQSPNRYLRLLAVSRLFLDNFKNIQSSWVTQGSYIGQLALKFGANDLGSTMMEENVVKAAGASFRMSKDEMIALIRDVGEIPAKRNTNYDILETYA, from the coding sequence TTGAAAAGACTAAGTATAGACGAAGCTCTAAATTTAATAGAACACGCCGATCTGAACGAGCTTGGGCGAGCGGCGTTTGCGCGCAAGCGCGAGCTGCACCCGGGTCGCGTCACAACTTTCATCATCGATCGAAACATAAACTACACCAATGCTTGCATGGTGGATTGCAAATTTTGCGCATTTTACCGCCACGCAAGCGACGCGGACGCCTACGTGCTGAGCTTTGAACAGATTAGCGAAAAGATCGAGGAGCTCATAGCCGTGGGCGGCACGCAAATTTTATTTCAAGGCGGCGTCCATCCGAAGCTGAAAATCGAATGGTACGAGGATCTGGTGGAGTTCATCCGCAAAAATTACCCGAGCATCACGATCCACGGCTTCTCGGCGATCGAGATCGATTATATCGCGCGCCTTAGCGGCATTAGCACGCTCGAAGTGCTTCGCAGGCTGCAAGCCAAGGGGCTCTACTCGATGCCCGGAGCCGGAGCCGAAATTTTAAGCGACCGCGTGCGAGAGCTAGTAGCGCCGCGCAAAAGCGATAGTGCCACGTGGCTTAGAGTGCACGAGGAGGCGCACGGCATCGGCATGAAAACGACTGCTACGATGATGTTCGGCACGCTGGAAAGCACGCGCGAGATCGTGGAGCACTGGGATAAAATCCGCGAGCTGCAAGACCGCACGGGCGGCTTTCGAGCGTTCATTTTATGGAGTTTTCAAGGGCAAAATACCCGCCTTTTGCGCGAGCATCCAGAGATCAAAAAGCAAAGCCCCAACCGCTACCTGCGCCTGCTCGCTGTCTCGCGACTATTTTTGGATAATTTCAAAAACATCCAAAGCAGCTGGGTCACGCAGGGCAGCTACATCGGGCAGCTGGCGCTGAAATTCGGCGCGAACGATCTGGGAAGCACGATGATGGAGGAAAACGTCGTAAAGGCCGCGGGCGCGAGCTTTCGGATGAGCAAGGACGAGATGATAGCGCTGATCCGCGACGTAGGCGAAATACCCGCCAAGCGCAACACCAACTACGATATTTTGGAGACGTACGCTTAG
- the recG gene encoding ATP-dependent DNA helicase RecG, with translation MNTSRDCAAQATTAIPTIAQIASEAETIHAAETVRAAAVTQMSGTAILRTLKFVEILNYLQKLSAKKTSFPAQIYPLRDISDWLASLPFEPTRDQLSAIKDIASDLQSPLARRRVVMGDVGSGKTLVILASAAMNYPRISYLMAPTSILAEQIYAEARRLLPPQIKVLLVKSGDREPNFADAHLIIGTHALLYHELAPSNLIMVDEQHRFGSNQREKIARLTENGEFRAHFIQFSATPIPRTLSMIQSELVSFSFLKQLPFEKRIKTKILQNDGFTGFMQDLRRELAAGNQAIIVYPLVQQSESSVYQSLEEAAPFWKAQFADVMITHGSDKDKEEILRRFRDDGRLLITTTIVEVGISLPRLSVILIVGAERMGLASLHQLRGRVGRKGQAGRCYLYTKLKSPPQRLREFAATLDGFKVANIDLKNRQGGDLLGGSVQHGAMFAWYDYEEDVTAAAKQRLKDIGRGA, from the coding sequence ATGAACACTTCGCGCGATTGCGCCGCCCAAGCTACGACCGCCATACCTACAATCGCTCAAATTGCAAGCGAGGCTGAAACTATCCATGCCGCCGAGACCGTCCGAGCCGCAGCCGTCACGCAGATGAGCGGTACTGCGATTTTACGCACGCTGAAATTTGTCGAAATTCTAAACTACCTGCAAAAGCTAAGTGCAAAAAAAACGAGTTTCCCGGCGCAAATTTACCCGCTGCGCGACATCTCTGACTGGCTTGCCTCGCTTCCTTTCGAGCCTACGCGCGATCAGCTAAGCGCGATAAAGGACATCGCTAGCGATCTGCAAAGCCCTCTGGCGCGCCGCCGCGTCGTCATGGGCGACGTAGGCAGCGGCAAAACGCTCGTGATCCTCGCGAGCGCGGCGATGAACTACCCGCGCATCAGCTATCTGATGGCGCCTACAAGCATCTTGGCCGAGCAGATTTACGCCGAGGCGCGCCGTCTGCTGCCGCCGCAGATCAAAGTCCTGCTCGTAAAAAGCGGCGATCGCGAGCCGAATTTCGCAGACGCGCACCTTATCATCGGCACTCACGCCCTGCTCTACCATGAGCTCGCGCCGTCAAATCTCATAATGGTCGATGAGCAGCACCGCTTCGGCTCCAACCAGCGCGAAAAGATCGCGCGCCTCACCGAAAACGGCGAGTTTCGCGCGCATTTCATTCAGTTTAGCGCCACGCCGATACCGCGCACGCTAAGCATGATCCAGTCCGAGCTCGTGAGCTTTAGCTTTTTAAAACAGCTACCGTTTGAAAAACGTATCAAAACCAAAATCCTGCAAAACGACGGATTTACGGGCTTTATGCAGGATCTGCGCCGCGAGCTCGCCGCGGGCAATCAAGCGATCATCGTCTATCCGCTCGTGCAACAAAGCGAAAGCTCGGTCTATCAAAGCCTTGAGGAGGCGGCGCCGTTTTGGAAGGCTCAGTTTGCGGACGTGATGATTACCCACGGCAGCGACAAGGACAAGGAGGAGATCCTGCGCCGCTTCCGCGACGATGGGCGGCTGCTGATAACCACGACGATCGTCGAAGTAGGCATCTCGCTGCCGCGACTTAGCGTCATTTTAATCGTGGGCGCCGAGCGAATGGGGCTCGCGTCGCTTCATCAGCTACGCGGGCGCGTCGGGCGCAAGGGCCAGGCGGGGCGCTGCTACCTCTACACCAAGCTCAAATCCCCGCCGCAGCGCCTACGCGAGTTCGCAGCGACGCTGGATGGATTTAAGGTCGCAAATATCGATCTGAAAAACCGCCAAGGAGGCGATCTGCTGGGCGGCTCGGTGCAGCACGGCGCGATGTTTGCGTGGTATGATTACGAAGAGGACGTAACGGCAGCGGCAAAGCAGCGACTAAAGGACATAGGACGGGGTGCGTGA
- a CDS encoding MFS transporter, with the protein MFESMRAARSLSPLFLGIFFMFIGDALVIASAGIMLKESGHSELEIGLISAFFFLGAIFSGFFVPYIIGALSYVRAYAVFTALFGIAAMLHDLGSNLVYWAILRFILGFCYYALLMIIESWINSKITNSIRSRVLAIYEAVFYGAFAIGVIILALNFGTMKVFVLSAFFIILALLPVNLIRFNPPRVPARMRVSMPQISIVPPLAFATVVCAGILINGFFSMASVFVLSAGLGVGSVGAFMGSAMAGGFLAQLVCGTISDKFGRKRAIMIVCAVGLTSCTALFFAKSFILTCALALLLGFGAFPLYSLAIARANDSITGEGASRVQISAAMLFIYSSASLCSPLIIGAMMKFLGANGFIWVFFAAMSFLFIFAIFRPEIAPKR; encoded by the coding sequence TTGTTTGAATCCATGCGCGCAGCACGCTCGCTAAGCCCCCTATTTCTGGGGATCTTCTTTATGTTTATCGGCGACGCGCTAGTCATCGCAAGCGCGGGCATCATGCTAAAAGAATCCGGCCACAGCGAGCTTGAGATCGGACTAATTTCGGCGTTTTTCTTTTTAGGGGCGATCTTTAGCGGCTTTTTCGTGCCTTACATCATCGGTGCGCTCTCATACGTGCGGGCATACGCAGTCTTTACGGCGCTTTTCGGAATTGCTGCAATGCTGCACGATCTTGGCTCAAACCTCGTATATTGGGCGATTTTGCGCTTTATTTTGGGCTTTTGCTACTACGCGCTTTTGATGATAATCGAAAGCTGGATAAACTCAAAGATCACAAACTCCATCCGCTCCCGCGTCCTCGCGATCTACGAAGCGGTTTTTTACGGCGCGTTTGCGATAGGAGTTATAATTTTGGCGCTAAATTTCGGAACGATGAAAGTTTTCGTGCTAAGCGCATTTTTCATCATCTTGGCGCTGCTGCCGGTAAATTTAATCCGCTTCAACCCTCCTAGGGTTCCCGCTCGCATGCGAGTTTCTATGCCGCAAATTTCGATCGTGCCGCCGCTTGCGTTTGCGACGGTAGTTTGCGCGGGCATTTTGATTAACGGCTTTTTTTCGATGGCGAGCGTTTTTGTGCTAAGCGCGGGGCTTGGAGTGGGCTCTGTGGGCGCATTTATGGGATCGGCGATGGCAGGAGGTTTCTTGGCGCAGCTTGTTTGCGGCACTATTTCAGATAAGTTTGGTCGCAAACGCGCCATAATGATAGTTTGCGCCGTGGGTCTTACTTCCTGCACGGCGCTATTTTTTGCTAAAAGCTTCATCCTAACGTGCGCACTTGCGCTGCTACTGGGATTTGGCGCTTTTCCTTTGTATTCGCTCGCCATCGCGCGCGCAAACGACTCTATCACCGGCGAGGGCGCATCTCGCGTACAAATTTCAGCGGCGATGCTCTTTATCTATTCGAGCGCGTCGCTCTGCTCGCCTTTGATCATCGGCGCGATGATGAAATTCTTAGGCGCAAACGGCTTTATCTGGGTGTTTTTCGCGGCGATGAGCTTTTTATTTATATTTGCTATCTTTCGCCCCGAGATCGCGCCGAAAAGATAG
- a CDS encoding nucleotidyltransferase family protein, with protein MSAKTAPKKTINSKDEILKFLSSQKKRLFAVGVTELGFFGSYAKGSADEFSDIDIAIETDGAKMVKKLGNPLSALVFLDDFKKKLSSKFNVNVDLCDTTSLSREEKAKLLQGAIYV; from the coding sequence GTGAGCGCTAAAACCGCACCGAAAAAAACGATCAACAGCAAAGATGAAATTTTAAAATTTTTATCGTCGCAGAAAAAGAGGCTTTTTGCGGTTGGCGTTACCGAGCTAGGGTTTTTCGGTAGCTACGCCAAGGGTAGCGCCGACGAGTTTTCAGACATCGACATCGCGATCGAAACCGACGGGGCAAAAATGGTAAAAAAACTAGGAAACCCCCTTTCGGCGCTGGTTTTTTTAGACGATTTTAAAAAAAAGCTGTCCAGTAAATTTAATGTAAATGTCGATCTGTGCGATACTACCTCTTTAAGTCGCGAAGAAAAAGCAAAGCTTTTGCAAGGAGCGATTTATGTTTGA